In Streptomyces sp. NBC_00878, a single window of DNA contains:
- a CDS encoding ABC transporter permease subunit, with protein MPFAPVLHSEWLKIRTLRSLVAGLGAVVLVTAAFSALAGLDNSTDADFDPLFSAFFGVSFGQIAAITIGAQAVSSEFQGGALRVSLSAVPHRGRWFAAKATAIGAPALVVGLLTGFVSLAVGKAVLGDRANGLSWGEALRAVVGCGIYLALMALFAAGLAALLRSGVATLSILIPFLLIVSFVVGDVSGSAADFLPDKAGQVALHETWGGALGPWTGLAVTAVWAAAALLAGGWSVSRRDA; from the coding sequence GTGCCGTTCGCACCCGTACTCCACTCGGAATGGCTCAAGATCCGCACGCTCCGGTCGCTCGTCGCGGGACTGGGCGCCGTGGTCCTCGTCACCGCGGCGTTCTCCGCGCTCGCAGGCCTCGACAACTCCACGGACGCGGACTTCGACCCCTTGTTCTCGGCGTTCTTCGGCGTCAGCTTCGGGCAGATCGCGGCGATCACGATCGGGGCGCAGGCCGTCTCGTCCGAGTTCCAGGGAGGTGCCCTGCGGGTCTCGCTGTCCGCCGTACCCCATCGCGGACGGTGGTTCGCGGCGAAGGCGACGGCCATCGGCGCGCCCGCCCTGGTCGTCGGCCTCCTCACCGGGTTCGTGAGCCTGGCCGTGGGCAAGGCCGTCCTCGGAGACCGGGCGAACGGGCTGAGCTGGGGCGAAGCGCTGCGCGCAGTCGTGGGCTGTGGGATCTACCTGGCCCTGATGGCCCTGTTCGCGGCCGGGCTGGCCGCGCTGCTGCGCAGCGGCGTCGCCACCCTGAGCATCCTCATCCCCTTCCTCCTGATCGTCTCCTTCGTGGTCGGCGACGTGTCGGGGAGCGCTGCCGACTTCCTGCCCGACAAAGCGGGGCAGGTGGCACTCCACGAGACGTGGGGCGGCGCGCTCGGGCCCTGGACCGGGCTCGCGGTGACGGCGGTGTGGGCGGCGGCCGCACTCCTCGCCGGAGGGTGGAGCGTTAGCCGCCGGGACGCGTGA
- a CDS encoding GNAT family N-acetyltransferase has protein sequence MSDLHIRYAALSDIDAVLRFWREAAEGTSISDDHDGVAALITRDPEALLLAERDGTLAGTVIAGFDGWRCSAYRLAVHPDHRRQGIASALLEAAEQRFAALGGRRVDAMVLEANEQAHHTWAATGYHREDHWRRWVKPLTE, from the coding sequence ATGAGTGATCTCCATATCCGTTACGCCGCACTCTCCGACATCGACGCCGTGCTGCGGTTCTGGCGCGAAGCCGCGGAAGGAACCAGCATCAGTGACGACCACGACGGAGTAGCCGCCCTCATCACACGAGACCCCGAAGCCCTGCTCCTCGCGGAGCGCGACGGCACCCTCGCGGGAACCGTCATAGCCGGCTTCGACGGATGGCGATGCTCCGCCTACCGACTGGCCGTACACCCGGACCACCGCCGTCAGGGCATCGCGAGCGCTCTGCTGGAGGCAGCCGAACAACGCTTCGCCGCCCTCGGCGGACGACGCGTCGACGCCATGGTCCTGGAGGCCAACGAACAGGCACACCACACCTGGGCCGCCACTGGCTACCATCGCGAGGACCACTGGCGACGCTGGGTCAAGCCGCTGACCGAGTGA
- the mug gene encoding G/U mismatch-specific DNA glycosylase: MRRFTPAELEAARDRLVPDVAADGLQVLFCGINPGLMTAATGHHFARPGNRFWPVLHLSGFTPRLLKPSEQGELLSYGLGITNVVARASARADELSADEYREGGLLLSAKVERLAPRWLAVVGVTAYRAAFDDRKAAIGPQERTFGSTRVWVLPNPSGLNAHWTAATMAEEFGRLREAAQA; this comes from the coding sequence CTGAGGCGGTTCACCCCCGCCGAACTGGAGGCCGCCCGCGACCGGCTCGTGCCGGATGTCGCCGCGGACGGCCTCCAGGTGCTGTTCTGCGGTATCAACCCCGGCCTCATGACGGCCGCGACGGGCCACCACTTCGCGCGTCCCGGCAATCGCTTCTGGCCGGTCCTGCACCTGTCCGGCTTCACGCCCCGGCTGCTGAAGCCGTCGGAGCAGGGCGAGTTGCTCTCGTACGGGCTCGGCATCACGAATGTGGTGGCGCGGGCGTCCGCCCGGGCGGACGAGCTGAGCGCGGACGAGTACCGGGAGGGCGGGCTGCTGCTCTCCGCCAAGGTGGAGCGGTTGGCGCCGCGGTGGCTCGCCGTGGTGGGCGTGACCGCCTACCGGGCGGCCTTCGACGACCGCAAGGCCGCGATCGGGCCGCAGGAGCGGACGTTCGGCTCGACTCGCGTGTGGGTGCTGCCCAATCCCAGTGGCCTGAACGCGCATTGGACGGCGGCGACGATGGCGGAGGAGTTCGGCCGGTTGCGGGAGGCCGCGCAGGCGTAG
- a CDS encoding hemolysin family protein: MTEVLLLAVAVLLSLACGAFVAAEFSLTTVERSELERAVERGEVGAAGALKAVRNLTFQLSGAQLGITVTNLVVGMLAEPSVAKLIAGPLEAAGVPRSASSSVALILGTALSTVFLMVVGELVPKNWAISSPLAVAKRVATPQRWFSSVFRPFISHLNNTANRVVRRFGVEPAEELASARGPQELVALARHSAKQGALEADTAELFVRTLNLADLTAENVMTPRVQVIALDVQATCEDVANATRATGLSRFPVYRGNLDSVVGVTHIKDCIAVPADRRARTPVSQLMREPLLVPESLTVDRLLDRLSGKRTMAVVIDEYGGTAGVATLEDIVEEVVGEVRDEHDPHETPDLAPAGTDDDGRALYSADGSVRTDRLTGVGLRAPEGPYETLAGLIATELGRIPAEGDTVEVAEWRLDVVDASGRRAARVLMHAPRATDAANATDSANATNATDATDAADTNDAASERPEESRPRESRPDESRPDESREGGGR; encoded by the coding sequence ATGACCGAAGTGCTCCTCCTCGCCGTGGCGGTGCTGCTCTCGCTGGCCTGCGGTGCCTTCGTCGCGGCGGAGTTCTCGCTGACCACGGTCGAGCGCAGCGAGCTGGAGCGGGCCGTCGAGCGCGGCGAGGTCGGCGCGGCCGGCGCCCTCAAGGCCGTACGGAATCTCACCTTCCAGCTCTCCGGCGCCCAACTCGGCATCACGGTGACCAACCTGGTCGTCGGCATGCTCGCCGAGCCGTCCGTCGCCAAGCTCATCGCGGGCCCGCTGGAGGCGGCCGGCGTCCCGCGGTCCGCGTCCTCGTCCGTGGCCCTGATCCTCGGTACGGCCCTGTCGACGGTCTTCCTGATGGTGGTCGGCGAACTGGTGCCCAAGAACTGGGCGATCTCCTCACCGCTCGCCGTGGCCAAGCGGGTTGCGACACCGCAGCGTTGGTTCAGCTCGGTGTTCCGCCCGTTCATCAGCCACCTCAACAACACGGCCAACCGTGTCGTACGCCGGTTCGGTGTCGAGCCCGCCGAGGAGCTGGCCTCCGCACGCGGCCCGCAGGAACTGGTCGCGCTGGCCCGGCACTCCGCGAAACAGGGCGCGCTGGAGGCGGACACCGCCGAACTCTTCGTACGCACGCTGAACCTCGCCGACCTCACCGCGGAGAACGTGATGACGCCCCGCGTCCAGGTCATCGCCCTCGACGTCCAGGCGACCTGCGAGGACGTGGCGAACGCGACCCGGGCGACCGGGCTGTCCCGCTTCCCGGTCTACCGCGGCAACCTCGACTCGGTCGTCGGTGTCACGCACATCAAGGACTGCATCGCCGTACCCGCCGACCGCAGGGCTCGTACGCCCGTGTCGCAGCTGATGCGCGAGCCCCTGCTCGTACCGGAGTCGCTGACCGTGGACCGGCTCCTGGACCGGCTGTCCGGCAAGCGGACGATGGCCGTCGTCATCGACGAGTACGGCGGCACCGCCGGGGTCGCCACCCTGGAGGACATCGTCGAGGAGGTCGTCGGCGAGGTGCGGGACGAGCACGACCCCCACGAGACCCCCGACCTGGCACCGGCCGGCACGGACGACGACGGCCGCGCGCTGTACTCCGCCGACGGCTCGGTCCGCACCGACCGGCTGACCGGGGTCGGTCTGCGCGCACCGGAGGGGCCGTACGAGACGCTCGCGGGCCTGATCGCGACCGAGCTCGGGCGCATTCCCGCCGAGGGCGACACGGTCGAGGTCGCCGAGTGGCGGCTGGACGTGGTGGACGCGTCGGGGCGGCGGGCAGCGCGGGTACTGATGCACGCACCGCGCGCCACGGACGCCGCAAACGCCACGGACTCCGCAAACGCCACGAACGCCACGGACGCCACGGACGCCGCAGACACCAACGACGCCGCGTCCGAACGACCCGAGGAGTCTCGGCCAAGGGAGTCCCGGCCCGACGAGTCTCGGCCCGACGAGTCTCGTGAAGGGGGCGGGCGATGA
- a CDS encoding hemolysin family protein, producing MTAVQLLIGLATLVVNAFFVAAEFALISVRRSQIEQSMEGGAEGDRRARSVLWGLEHLSALMAAAQLGITLCTLVLGVVAEPAIAHLLEPVFHAMGLSKGTGHAISFVIALSVATYLHMLLGEMVPKNIALAEPVRSALLLGPPLVGLSRALRPVIFTVNAFANGLLKLMRVEVRDEVSATFSDTELARLVKDSGDAGLIDDRARERLHDALELGRRPVRDVVLPLESVVYARVGVTPEQLEALSAESGFSRFPVVDEGRRIVAYLHVKDALDAMPRDLPFRVQDMRSIARVRESTPLDDVLTAMRRSRTHLAAVLGGDGRLAGLVTMEDVLRELFGQPV from the coding sequence ATGACCGCCGTACAGCTGCTCATCGGTCTGGCGACCCTCGTCGTGAACGCCTTCTTCGTGGCGGCCGAGTTCGCGCTGATCTCGGTGCGCCGCAGTCAGATCGAGCAGTCCATGGAAGGTGGCGCGGAGGGCGACCGGCGAGCGCGCAGCGTGCTGTGGGGACTTGAGCACCTGTCCGCACTGATGGCGGCGGCGCAGCTCGGCATCACACTGTGCACGCTGGTGCTGGGTGTGGTCGCGGAGCCGGCGATCGCGCATCTGCTGGAGCCCGTGTTCCACGCGATGGGGCTGTCGAAGGGCACCGGGCACGCGATCTCGTTCGTGATCGCGCTCTCCGTGGCCACGTATCTGCACATGCTCCTCGGTGAGATGGTGCCGAAGAACATCGCGCTCGCCGAGCCGGTGCGGTCGGCGCTGCTGCTCGGTCCGCCGCTGGTCGGGCTGTCACGGGCGCTGCGGCCGGTGATCTTCACGGTCAACGCGTTCGCGAACGGGCTGCTGAAGCTGATGCGGGTCGAGGTGCGGGACGAGGTGTCCGCGACCTTCTCGGACACGGAACTGGCCCGGCTGGTCAAGGACTCCGGCGACGCGGGGCTCATCGACGACCGCGCGCGGGAGAGGCTGCACGACGCCCTGGAACTGGGGCGCCGTCCGGTACGGGACGTGGTGCTTCCGCTGGAAAGCGTCGTCTACGCGCGCGTGGGCGTTACGCCCGAGCAGTTGGAGGCCCTCTCCGCCGAGTCCGGTTTCTCGCGCTTCCCCGTCGTGGACGAGGGGCGTCGCATCGTCGCCTACCTCCACGTCAAGGACGCGCTGGACGCGATGCCGCGCGACCTGCCGTTCCGGGTCCAGGACATGCGGTCCATCGCGCGCGTCCGGGAGAGCACACCGCTGGACGACGTACTGACGGCGATGCGACGCAGCCGTACGCACTTGGCCGCGGTGCTCGGCGGGGACGGGCGGTTGGCGGGACTGGTGACGATGGAGGACGTGCTGAGGGAGCTGTTCGGGCAGCCGGTGTGA
- the purB gene encoding adenylosuccinate lyase, whose translation MTAPAKPRIPNVLAGRYASAELATLWSPEQKVKLERQLWLAVLRAQKDLGIEVPEAALADYERVLDQVDLGSIAEREKVTRHDVKARIEEFNDLAGHEQVHKGMTSRDLTENVEQLQIRLSLELMRDRTVAVLARLGKLAGEYGELVMAGRSHNVAAQATTLGKRFATAADELLVAYGRVEELLARYPLRGIKGPVGTAQDMLDLLGGDAAKLAELEQRIARHLGFSQAFTSVGQVYPRSLDYEVVTALVQVAAAPSSTAKTIRLMAGHELVTEGFKPGQVGSSAMPHKMNTRSCERVNGLMVILRGYASMTGELAGDQWNEGDVSCSVVRRVALPDAFFALDGLLETFLTVLDEFGAFPAVVARELDRYLPFLATTKVLMGAVRAGVGREVAHEAIKENAVASALAMREQGAERNELLDKLAADERIPLDRAGLDALMADKLSFTGAAADQVAAVVARIEEIVKQHPEAAGYAPGAIL comes from the coding sequence GTGACTGCGCCCGCAAAGCCCCGTATCCCGAACGTCCTCGCCGGCCGCTATGCCTCGGCCGAGCTCGCCACCCTGTGGTCCCCCGAGCAGAAGGTGAAGCTGGAGCGTCAGCTCTGGCTCGCTGTGCTGCGCGCCCAGAAGGACCTCGGGATCGAGGTGCCGGAGGCCGCCCTCGCCGACTACGAGCGCGTGCTGGACCAGGTCGACCTGGGCTCGATCGCCGAGCGCGAGAAGGTCACGCGGCACGACGTGAAGGCGCGGATCGAGGAGTTCAACGACCTCGCCGGGCACGAGCAGGTACACAAGGGCATGACGTCCCGGGACCTCACCGAGAACGTCGAGCAGTTGCAGATCCGGCTCTCCCTGGAGCTGATGCGCGACCGCACCGTGGCCGTCCTGGCCCGCCTGGGCAAGCTCGCGGGCGAGTACGGCGAGCTGGTCATGGCGGGCCGCTCGCACAACGTGGCGGCGCAGGCGACGACGCTCGGCAAGCGTTTCGCGACCGCCGCCGACGAACTGCTCGTGGCGTACGGCCGGGTCGAGGAGCTGCTCGCCCGCTACCCGCTGCGCGGCATCAAGGGCCCGGTGGGCACGGCCCAGGACATGCTCGACCTGCTCGGCGGGGACGCGGCCAAGCTCGCGGAACTGGAGCAGCGGATCGCCCGGCACCTGGGCTTCTCGCAGGCGTTCACGTCCGTCGGCCAGGTATACCCGCGCTCGCTCGACTACGAGGTCGTGACGGCGCTGGTGCAGGTGGCCGCGGCGCCTTCGTCCACCGCCAAGACGATCCGGCTGATGGCCGGGCACGAGCTGGTGACCGAGGGCTTCAAGCCCGGTCAGGTCGGCTCCTCCGCGATGCCGCACAAGATGAACACCCGCTCCTGCGAGCGTGTCAACGGCCTGATGGTGATCCTGCGCGGCTACGCCTCGATGACGGGCGAGCTGGCGGGCGACCAGTGGAACGAGGGCGATGTGTCCTGCTCGGTGGTGCGCCGGGTCGCGCTGCCGGACGCGTTCTTCGCGCTCGACGGTCTGCTGGAGACGTTCCTGACCGTGCTCGACGAGTTCGGCGCGTTCCCGGCGGTCGTGGCGCGTGAGCTGGACCGTTACCTCCCCTTCCTCGCGACGACCAAGGTGCTGATGGGCGCGGTGCGCGCGGGCGTCGGCCGTGAGGTCGCGCACGAGGCCATCAAGGAGAACGCCGTCGCCTCCGCCCTCGCCATGCGCGAGCAGGGCGCCGAGCGCAACGAGCTCCTCGACAAGCTCGCCGCGGACGAGCGCATCCCGCTGGACCGGGCCGGGCTCGACGCGCTGATGGCCGACAAGCTGTCCTTCACGGGCGCCGCGGCCGACCAGGTCGCCGCCGTCGTCGCCCGCATCGAGGAGATCGTGAAGCAGCACCCGGAAGCCGCGGGCTACGCACCGGGGGCGATCCTCTGA
- a CDS encoding SGNH/GDSL hydrolase family protein encodes MQTNATYTSLVTLGDSFTEGMSDLLPDGSYRGWADLLAGRMAARTPGFQYANLAVRGKLIGQIVAEQVDVAAAMQPDVITLVGGLNDTLRPKCDMGRVRGLLEEAVERLAPACKQLVLMRSPGRHGPVLERFRPRMEELFVCVDDLASRHGALVVDLYGAPSLGDPRMWDVDRLHLTVEGHRRVAEAVWQTLGYDAEDAEWRTPMPPSTPPGWGARRTADARFARQYLLPWIVRRLTGRSSGDGRVAKRPELLPYEGPGA; translated from the coding sequence ATGCAGACGAATGCCACTTACACCAGTCTTGTCACCCTCGGCGACTCCTTCACCGAGGGCATGTCGGACCTCCTCCCCGATGGCTCGTACCGAGGCTGGGCAGACCTCCTCGCGGGACGGATGGCCGCTCGGACGCCAGGCTTCCAGTACGCCAACCTCGCGGTACGCGGCAAGCTCATCGGACAGATCGTCGCCGAGCAGGTGGACGTCGCCGCCGCGATGCAGCCCGACGTGATCACACTGGTGGGCGGGCTCAACGACACGCTGCGGCCCAAGTGCGACATGGGGCGGGTCCGCGGACTCCTGGAAGAGGCCGTCGAGCGCCTGGCCCCCGCCTGCAAACAGCTCGTCCTGATGCGCAGCCCCGGCCGCCACGGCCCGGTCCTGGAACGGTTCCGCCCGCGCATGGAGGAGCTCTTCGTCTGCGTCGACGACCTCGCGTCACGGCACGGCGCGCTCGTGGTCGACCTCTACGGAGCGCCGTCTCTGGGTGACCCCCGGATGTGGGACGTGGACCGGCTGCACCTCACGGTCGAGGGACACCGCCGGGTCGCCGAGGCGGTGTGGCAGACACTCGGGTACGACGCGGAGGACGCCGAGTGGCGCACGCCCATGCCGCCTTCCACGCCGCCCGGCTGGGGCGCCCGCCGCACCGCCGACGCACGCTTCGCCCGGCAGTACCTGCTGCCGTGGATCGTCCGCCGCCTGACCGGCCGGTCGTCCGGGGACGGCCGCGTGGCCAAGCGCCCAGAGCTACTGCCGTACGAGGGGCCGGGGGCGTAA
- a CDS encoding sensor histidine kinase has protein sequence MARLLSPLTRGTTYTRLLHLWTPVLLVSVWMYVFPSQPWGVALPLIPLGLIPAVRLGEGVQAQLLLTPGEKESGISVQPSATWRDRSRTVLWLEARMVLGTVAGFATVWGPMLTYDLTAAALGHAVTDNPLLTISQPHWAYGLLAPLPLIVMYALVVGVGELITAVARRLLGPSPAERVAALEERTERLLERTRIARELHDSIGHALTVAVVQAGAARAAGDPGFTDRALVAIEDTGRAALEDLERVLGVLRESERPASGRPTLVEADRLLESARASGAKVDAEVTGPLETVPGPVSREGYRILQESLTNVLRHAGSVPVRVRIAVDDGALSLEVRNPLTAEIPGPGRGSGLRGIRERAALLGGQARTGPDEGDWQVHAELPLR, from the coding sequence ATGGCCCGCCTGCTGAGCCCGCTGACCCGCGGGACGACGTACACCCGTCTGTTGCACCTGTGGACGCCCGTGCTGCTCGTCAGCGTGTGGATGTACGTCTTCCCGTCCCAGCCGTGGGGTGTCGCGCTTCCGCTGATTCCGCTCGGTCTGATCCCTGCCGTGCGTCTGGGGGAAGGGGTTCAGGCACAGCTGCTGTTGACGCCCGGCGAGAAGGAGTCGGGGATCTCCGTGCAGCCGTCGGCGACCTGGCGGGACCGCTCGCGCACGGTGCTGTGGCTGGAAGCACGGATGGTTCTGGGAACGGTGGCCGGGTTCGCCACCGTCTGGGGTCCGATGTTGACGTACGACCTGACCGCGGCCGCGCTCGGGCATGCGGTGACGGACAACCCGCTCCTGACCATCTCGCAGCCGCACTGGGCGTACGGTCTCCTGGCACCGCTCCCCCTCATCGTGATGTACGCCTTGGTGGTCGGTGTCGGCGAGCTGATCACGGCTGTCGCGCGCCGCCTCCTCGGGCCGTCGCCGGCCGAGCGGGTCGCCGCCCTGGAAGAGCGCACCGAACGCCTCCTGGAGCGCACGCGCATCGCCCGCGAGCTGCACGACTCGATCGGGCACGCGCTGACGGTGGCCGTGGTGCAGGCGGGTGCCGCGCGGGCCGCGGGCGATCCCGGCTTCACCGACCGGGCCCTGGTCGCCATCGAGGACACGGGCCGTGCCGCGCTGGAGGACCTGGAGCGGGTGCTCGGCGTGCTGCGCGAGTCGGAGCGTCCGGCGAGCGGCCGCCCCACGTTGGTGGAGGCCGACCGGCTCCTGGAGTCGGCCCGCGCCTCGGGGGCGAAGGTCGACGCCGAGGTGACGGGTCCCCTGGAGACAGTGCCCGGTCCGGTCTCGCGTGAGGGCTACCGCATCCTCCAGGAGTCGCTCACCAATGTGCTGCGGCACGCGGGGTCCGTACCCGTACGGGTCCGTATCGCCGTCGACGACGGGGCGCTCTCCCTGGAAGTGCGCAATCCGCTGACAGCGGAGATACCCGGGCCCGGCCGGGGCAGCGGCCTGCGGGGCATACGGGAGCGGGCCGCGCTGCTGGGCGGCCAGGCGCGGACCGGCCCGGACGAGGGCGACTGGCAGGTGCATGCCGAGCTGCCGCTGCGCTGA
- a CDS encoding ABC transporter ATP-binding protein codes for MTSIDVQDLTKEYGTTRAVDRLTFSVVPGRVTGFLGPNGAGKSTTMRLVLGLDRPTSGTATLGGRAYATLDEPLRHVGALLDAQAPHGSRTARDHLRVLAVSNRLPERRVDEALEEAGLASVARRRVRTYSLGMRQRLGIAAALLGDPPVVLLDEPSNGLDPEGIIWIRELMRRLAGEGRTVLVSSHLMNETASFADHLVVLGRGRLLADTPMREFIHARVEPRVRVRTTDGAALRDLLARHGYDSVEDEDEDEGEGKDEGQEGAGERWIVHHARVDDIGRLTSGAGVPILELAAEERTLEQAYLDLTATEAEFAAQAQPPASTSSPSQAPSPSSSPTQPQDA; via the coding sequence ATGACCAGCATCGACGTCCAAGACCTCACCAAGGAGTACGGCACCACGCGGGCCGTGGACCGGCTGACCTTCAGCGTCGTGCCCGGCCGCGTCACCGGATTCCTCGGTCCCAACGGCGCCGGGAAGTCCACCACCATGCGGCTCGTGCTCGGCCTGGACCGGCCCACGTCCGGCACCGCGACCCTGGGTGGCCGCGCGTACGCGACGCTCGACGAGCCGCTGCGGCACGTCGGCGCCCTGCTTGACGCGCAGGCCCCGCACGGCTCGCGTACCGCACGGGACCATCTGCGCGTGCTCGCCGTGAGCAACCGCCTGCCCGAACGCCGCGTGGACGAGGCCCTGGAGGAGGCGGGGCTCGCCTCGGTCGCCCGCCGCCGCGTCAGGACGTACTCCCTGGGCATGCGGCAGCGCCTGGGCATCGCCGCCGCGCTGCTCGGCGACCCGCCGGTGGTGCTCCTCGACGAGCCGTCGAACGGGCTCGACCCCGAAGGCATCATCTGGATCCGGGAGTTGATGCGCCGACTCGCCGGTGAGGGCCGCACCGTGCTCGTCTCCAGCCACCTGATGAACGAGACCGCGTCGTTCGCCGACCACCTCGTCGTCCTGGGACGCGGCCGGCTGCTCGCCGACACGCCGATGCGGGAGTTCATCCACGCGCGCGTGGAGCCCCGCGTACGCGTACGCACCACGGACGGCGCCGCACTCCGGGACCTGCTCGCCCGGCACGGATACGACTCCGTAGAGGACGAGGACGAGGACGAGGGCGAGGGCAAGGACGAGGGCCAGGAGGGCGCGGGCGAACGGTGGATCGTGCACCACGCGCGCGTGGACGACATCGGCCGCCTCACGTCCGGAGCGGGCGTGCCCATCCTCGAACTTGCGGCGGAGGAGCGCACGCTGGAGCAGGCCTACCTCGACCTGACGGCTACGGAGGCCGAGTTCGCAGCCCAAGCCCAGCCCCCGGCCTCAACCTCATCCCCGTCCCAGGCCCCTTCTCCGTCCTCGTCCCCCACACAGCCGCAGGATGCCTGA
- a CDS encoding DUF4326 domain-containing protein: MTTTVINLKGHIHDFGPRLEHAPADLVYVGRRWTMGHWDLPQHPLYNPFALDTATKKRDGTRAEVMVKYRAYLLERPELLALVPQLRGRTLACWCAPELCHGDILAELADA, encoded by the coding sequence GTGACCACCACCGTCATCAACCTCAAGGGCCACATCCACGACTTCGGCCCCCGCCTGGAGCACGCCCCGGCGGACCTCGTGTACGTCGGCCGCCGCTGGACCATGGGGCACTGGGACCTTCCCCAGCACCCGCTCTACAACCCGTTCGCCCTCGACACCGCCACCAAGAAGCGCGACGGCACCCGCGCCGAGGTGATGGTCAAGTACCGGGCCTATCTCCTCGAACGCCCCGAGCTGCTCGCACTCGTGCCGCAGTTGCGCGGCAGGACGCTGGCCTGCTGGTGCGCGCCGGAACTGTGCCACGGCGACATCCTGGCGGAGCTGGCCGACGCGTGA